From the Musa acuminata AAA Group cultivar baxijiao chromosome BXJ3-1, Cavendish_Baxijiao_AAA, whole genome shotgun sequence genome, the window CTATTTTGGCCTGCTGTTATTTTGACCTTAAGCATCTCTGAAGCATCTCTTTCCACTCCTCCTAATGGCAGTTCAGATTTTTCAACCTTGGAACCATCTAGCTTTTTGTTAGATGATGTATTTACACCGTTCTCACTAATCTCAGGTGATGCTTTCAGGACAGATAATGCACTATCTTCCTTCATGGACTCTGCTTGCTCTCTGAACTCTACCTTATTGACTGCATCCTTCCCCTTTAATGGTTTCAATCCAGTGATGTTCTCCTGAAACAAGCTTCCAAATAACTGGACGAGATCATACACAATCATTCCCAATTCTCTTCTTTTACGGCTCAGCTTATAACTCGATTTCTTTCCCCCCTTTTCAGAGTCCATCTGTGAATCCACAATGTTACCTGAAGAGAAACTCTCTATCGTCATCTGGGCATGCCCCATTCTCAATCTCATATGCTCGACAACCTCAACGAAGTTCTTAAGTTTGCTCTTCTCCAAACGATTTGACTTGACGCCTTCCTCCAATCCGCTTCTTAAACCGGACATCTTATCATCCAATTCCTTCAGAAAGTCCCTCAAATCGTTCAATTTGTCGTCAAGTTCCCAAATTGAACCACTTGCAACCCCTGCCCGAGCCACTCCAGCCGAGAATCCAACAACAAAGACCACAACCGAAAGGGGCAATACAGCCATGGAAGAAACCCTTACCCTAGACACCGCCAAGGCGGAGAGGAACCCCAACAAGAAGAGGAAGCCGTGCTTCCCGTCGGTGATTCCCAGAGAAGCCAAGAAGCTCCGTATCGAATCGAGCGTACCCGACCTGTAGGATTCGTCGAGGAGCTCCGCGTCGTCCCATCCGCCATAGCTGGAGGGAATCGGGGCGGGAGAAGTGGAGACCGAGTAGGCAACGAAGACGGCCTTCCGATTCCGACATCGAGCGCAAGAGGAGTGATCTCTGTGGAGCAAGGGATTGAAGCGACGGAATGGATGGAGCAACTGGGGAAACAGTGGAGGCGAGAGACGGAGGAAACGAAAGGAGAGTGGAGCAGTCTCCATAGGGAGAAGATCGCATGCGAAGGAGATGGGTTAAAATGGCAAGGGAAGTACAGCGATGTCCATCATTGCCCGTGGCGTTTCATGGATTCATCTCTTCTTCTAGGAAGCCGAAGAGAACCACGTCAGTAGAGCATACAGATTCGTAAAGCAACATGATGAGTCTTTAAGAACCACGCGTGTACCTACGGACGGCGGGATACAGCGCATAACGATTCGTAAAGGAACATGATGTGAGTCTTTAAGATCCACGCATGGACCTACGGACGGTAGGATCGACGCAGACGTGTAAACTTTACATATAAACCCTTGTCATGTTTTAAATTGCTTACAAGTCTAAGAAAGGGTTGATAAATAGGAACACCCACCCGTGCTTGTGGCGTTGTTAGAAGTCATCATAGCCGTCAATCTCACAGGTTCCATGATTTCGCACCGTCCGCTTGTACGTGCGGGTGGACGAGTAGCTCCGGAGGCAGGCAAAGTCACGGAGAGGGACGGTCTGAAATGAATCAAATCGGCTCAGGCAGGAACCCGAATCTTAAAGACAAGTGACCGTCGTCGCAACCTTGTTGCGACTTTATGTCGGGTCTGGAGGCGACGGCTGGCACAGCATCTCCAAAGCTTATAGACACTGTCCGAAGCCTCCCCCGCTTCCAACATCCGTCACTCCGCATGGTTTTTGACGACGCTTTGTTTCTTCTCTGTGTGTGTTTGGCGACCGCCATCGTTGCATGGCAGTGAGCTGGCTGCAGGACCGCGAGGTGGCGGACCTCTGCATCGGCAAGCCGCCGACCAGGCCGATCCCACTCTCCGCCACCGTCGGCGACGCACTCCTCGCCCTCAGGAACGCCGGCACAGACGACCGCCTCGCCGTCTGGGCCGCCGATCGCGCCGCTCCCGAGAGGAGGGCCTGCGTCGGGAAGGTGTGCATGGTCGATGTCATCTGTTACCTGTGCGCCGAGGAGAACCTCGACGCGCCCTGCGCCGCCCTCGGCGCGCCCGTCTCCGCCTTCCTCTTTCCCAAGGCCGCCGCCCCCCTCGTCCGCCGCGTCGAGCCCAGCTCCAGGTTCCACCCTCGCTTGGTGTTCTTTGGGCTCCGATCTTAATTACATCGTCCCGTCTTCTCTGTGGAATCTTTTTTCATGGATTATTTGTATCTTTGGAGGAATATCAAATTTTAGTGTATTCCGCCGTCGATCGTGGATTTCTTCGACAATGTTGTAGAAATTTCTCCATTTTGGTTCTTTCTTGTGGCTATCCGCAGCATTTTAGAAGCTCTCGACGCGATTTTCGACGGGGTGCAGAGCCTGGTGGTGCCCATCCGCGCCGCCGCATCGCGGAGGAAGCTCGCCGGCGGGGGAGGCTCCGCCGAGTTCTGCTGGCTGACGCAGGAGGACTTCCTTCGCTTCTTCCTTAACTCCATCTTCCTCTTCTCCCCCGTCCCCGCCCTCTCCGTCTCCGACCTCGGCCTCGTCCGCCCCGCTGCCCTGACCGTCCGCCACCAGGACCCCGCGCTGTGCGCTCTCCCCCTCATCCGCGCCGCCCTCACGGAGCAGACCTCCGTCGCCGTCATCTCCAACAACGGCTACCTCGTCGGCGAGATCTCCCCCTCCACCCTCGCCCACCTCGACGAGCGCGTCGCCCCCGCCCTCGCGGCGCTCTCGGCCGGCGAGCTGACGGCCTACATAGACTGCTCCGGCACGCTGCCAGAGTCCGCCACAAGGTCCATAAAAGCCCGGCTGAGGGAGAAGGGGCTGCTGGGCATGCTCGAGCTCCTCGAGGCTGACTTCTCTCCGCCATTCTCGCCCACGACGTcctgctcctcttcctcctcgtccgACGATGAGTCCTCGCCATCGGCGGCACCGTCGAACCGTAGGAGACCGAGGCGGCTTAGGTCGGTGGGGAGCTATTCGGCGAGGATGGGGAGGCAATCAGAGGAGGCGATCGTGTGCCATCCGTGGAGCTCGCTGGTGGCGGTGATGATACAGGCGTCGACGCACCGAGTGGGCTACGTGTGGGTGGTCGACGACGACTACTTCCTCGTCGGGATGGTCACCTTATCCGACATGCTTAAGGTCTTCCGGGAGCAGCTTGCTTGAGCAGTACGTACGAATCTGCTGTACTGACGCTTTTGGTCCCTTCTAACTGCGCTGTGCGGGAGTCGGAGGTTAGCAGCACCAATGCAACCACATGCATGCAACCATCGCCGTCTCCTTTCTTCCCTGCACTAAGACCACACAGTCTCAAAAGAAACCCTGGTATTCTCCACGGGGAAACACGAACAACAAGACTGCGATAAGCTCGGGCGCTCTGCGTCAGCTTTTGTCACTTGGAGCATCGTTGGTGACCACTTGGCTCCTCGCAAGCTTATCGGAAGTAACTCGTCTACTACTTGTGTTGCCTCGTGTGACTTGCAACTCATGAACTTGGAGACAACTAACGTAATAGGGTTCCATTCGACTACAAAAACCATTCATGGATGCGTTACGATCGAATCGTAATAACATGGTTTTGAGAGTCGAGGGAGAAAAGGTTCTCCTGAGCACGACAATCCCCTAAGAAACTTCGACATGGCTTAATCCGTGGAGCTCTTGAAGCTCATAGTTCTGATGCAGGAGGAGGAACGGATCACGTCGACTCTATCCTTTCCTTTGGACGGATGGCTGAAATCTATAACCTCATCATAAACAATGAACTTTATCTTTTTATCCTATCCCAACTCAAATTCCAACTTGATTAATTAATTAACTAATTAATTAATTCAATCTAAAATCAAAACTAATATTGACATCTATTTTTTCTGCCTTCCCTTATTCCTTTCTTTCGACTAGATCGATCCTAACTAAGTTTTCTaatgaagaatgagtttaaaTATATGTAATTTGATTCTTTTAATCCTGAATTATCTCTcacacataaatatttttaacatgTATAAAAAATATAGTAAGTATATGTAACCTGATTCTCTCCTCCTTTAACAATATGAAACTATCCTCTTAATACATCTTTTCTTAATCTGATACACATGAATTGCTATAGgggcaagaaagaagaagaaaagaagaagatagatagatagtgttggtgtaaacaaccttaagccatGGTCTCGGGGTCGATGCGGTTGGGTTCAGGTCCGAATGATTGGGGGtcttcctgttgggaaatcatagggggggcgacatcatatgcgcagcggaagaacaagaaaacaaaaatccccgattcccaaaaagatgttcatcgtcgtgcgaagattggtgcgcaaaaatccgcaaaacacaaaactgcgtatagagattgtgttacctagggagatcgtatatccctgtttccttgcagatccttaggagagggtgaaggaggtcaagcgtcctcctctctagcggtgatccacacagcagggttgcgacgatgctcctcaaaactccaggccttctctgaggtggagagggagaggagaataggaagggcaagcaaagactctagcctatgaggctgtgaatccctcctatttatagagatcccgtgtcaaaaccctaatgggtcctttccctagtgggtattggatctgcatccaataagacaagggctccgtcggatatctcatatccgaacctctactcatcgcaatgcctaccatatgtgtgtgaccctctaggcccaatatcgagctggccgtgagtcatacctgtcagaactccttctaactaagtgaattattatctctgtaataattcactcgactcatcgactacggaagtactaggccactacgccgtagtccccagacgatacaggggaatccaatccattggacctgtctgtcctcagttaccatgtacctatagtccctcatccatctaatatcccagagaccgtatatcgagcatggtgctgtcagacccatacggtttctactcgagtctcgctctaatcggattctcccggagaactctttctctctcaacccgaatgaccttggccagggatttgtctgagcaagaacacatgggatattcctctcatgataccgagagtggatgatcctctatcgacactcaatagccctcgtaaggtcgactaccactcccaatgaccagctgtactagatctgggaacagccaaacctataagtctggtatcaaagaatggagcactcatacaggacatccttggtgtctcaagtctaagaaccagatacaccactaggactacggaatcgttgtctgacaataaggcatcatcaaccatccagcattccgtaagcggatcaatcagtgaactcattctccaatgagcacctgtactgtatccctagtgtccctacacgagcagctatgagaccagctgcatccatcatatggacgggtatacagcacaccagtctatccggttatcacgatgtccctctcgagtaacctatgaccgggattatttaggatatgtgtttaaaggtgaatcgatctcattatcgtgatctcatcacgatccgattcccattgcacaaatccaaggacatcacaatatatatgcatttatgcaatagttataaagtgatatatgccaaaatataataagcaaaaagattctgtatcaagtcacacgtgccatcactcacgtgattggcttgctgggcacttatgactagcaatctcccacttgacctaaagccaatcacctatgtgtctgatccccatcagacccctgtgacgctcaaagacaatctgagacaacggctttgtcagtggatctgcaatgttatcttcggatggaactctttccactgctacatatcatcgggttacgatctctctgataagctggaacctcctcagaacacttctgatgagacccgggttcccttatttgagtaatcaccccatagttgtcgcaatataaggaagtcgacttgtcgctatctgtatcgactcccaaatctgtgatgaacttcttcacccagactccctcctttgctgcatctgatgcagcaatgtactccgcctctgtggtcgagtcagcagtggtatcttgcttggaactcttccagcacactgctcctccattcaaggtgtacacataccctgaattcgacttgctatcatcgacatcagactgaaaaacttgagtcagtgtagccttcaaccttaaggctattacctccatatactagtaaaagatccttagtccttctcaagtacttaaggatacactttactgctttccagtgctccaagcctggatccgcctgatacctactcgtgacactcagagcatgcgctatatcaggcatagtacatagcatgacatacatgatagaccctattgctgaggcataaggtatcatatccatgttcgccctttcttctggagtctttggggacatactcgtagaaagcgatatcccatgtctcatcggtatgagacctcttttggaattttccatgccaaaccttttgacaataatttctatgtacctggactgggacaagccaagcatccttttggatctatctctatagattctaatccccaagatataagatgcttctcctaagtccttcatggagaagtgtctagataaccaagcctttattgtggatagcattcctatgtcattcccaatgatgaggatgtcatccacatataacaccaaaaagctaatagcgctcccacttacctttctgtatacacaaggctcatcttcgttcttaacgaagtcataagatctgattgcctcatcaaatcttatgttccaacttcgggaagcttgctttagtccataaatggatctaagcaacctacacaccttatctgggcagttcttggacacgaatccctcaggttgcatcatatacacctcctcctccaggttcccgttgaggaatgcggttttcacatccatctgccagatctcataatcatagtgtgctacaatagccaatagaattctgatggattttagcattgctacgggtgagaaagtttcgtcgtagtcaacaccttgcctttgacgataccccttagccactagccttgctttataggtctctacctttccatctactccgatctttttcttaaagatccacttgcaaccgatgggtacaataccttcgggtgcatcaactaggttccaaaccttattggagtacatagaatccatctcagaattcatggcttctttccacttcccggagtctatactcataatagcctcctcgtaggtctgaggatcaatatcctctacatcctctgctctaatatgtcccacatatctctcaggaggatgggatactctatcagacctgcgtaaagttgaaacttgtgtattagatacctgaacagactcgggctgtagagtggtgcttgagcttggttctccaacctcgctcaattctatcattctcccactgtctccgtcaagaatgtgttccttctcaaggaacactgctctcttagctacaaagaccttttggtcctcgagatgatagaagtaatacccacaagtttccttggggtatcccacaaatttacatcgccctgtccttgattctaacttatcggggttgtgtcttttaacatgggcagagcagccccaaatcttaactactttaagatcaggcttcttccatttccatatctcatatggtgtagacaccaccgacttagttggaactctgttcagaaggtaagctgcggtttctaggtcatatccctagaataagatgggtaggtcagcgaaactcatcatggaccgtaccatatctaataatgtacgatttctcctttcagagacaccattgagctgaggtgtataaggaggtgtccattgggataatatcccatggtccttgaggaagtgagtaaactctgtacttaagtactcacctcctcgatctgatcgaagagttttgatactctttccagtctggttctccacctcattcttatactctctgaatttctcaaaggcctcggacttgtacttcattaagtacacatatccataccttgagaaatcatcagtaaatgtaatgaagtaggagtaacctccaatggcatgagttgacatgggtccacatacatcactatgtatgagttccaacaactcagtggctctctctccagttccactaaatggagagttggtcagttttccacgaatgcaaggctcacaagttgcatatgacacatagtcgaatggatctagatatccatcatttagcaacttttgaatccttctttcatggatgtgacctagcctacaatgccacaggtatgcattgttcaactcatctcgtttccttttggacacatttatattcatgatatgtggagtggtgtctaacataaataaaccattatgcaatgttcctttcgtgatgatcttatcatctaataatatcgaacaaccattgttctcaaaaacaaatttatatccactaactgttaaacatgaaatggagataatgtttttgataatagaaggaacaaaataacatgcatctaatgcaataaaagctccactaggcagatgtaaggcgacctcgccaacagctaatacagcaacttttgctccattacccatcttgaggtccatctcgcctctctctagtctcctaggccttgccagaacctgcaacgaattacatatatgataagcactaccggtatctaatacccatgtgttatcataagagtctgacaaatggagactgatcatgaatgtacctgaagcttcatcaagcttttgtttcgccctttctgcaaggtactctttgcagtttctcttccagtgcccatctttaccacagtggaagcactggcctttgtcctttgttgggtctttcttagcaacctttgctttaccttgtttgcccttgccctttcccttcttaagggacctttctgctttccttttctttctggtctcaccagtgtagagaactggcttctctttcttaatagtactctctacctccctcaacatattgaggagctctgggagagtcacctcaagcttgttcatattaaagttcattatgaactgtgaaaaggaatctggtagggactgaagcacaatgttcacacacaagttatcctctaggaccattcctagacctgtgagtttctctatccactcaatcatctttaggacatggttctgaaccggtgtcccctcagtcatcctagcgcggaaaaggctcttggatatctcatatcgttgagtccttccctgttcctcaaacaatttacggacatgtaggagaatggatctggcatccatcttttcatgttgtctctgtaactctggagtcatagagcccaacatatagcactgagcaagagtggagtcatcaatgtacttcacgtagcgagcgatctcatcctcgcttgccccttcttcgggcgtaggcatcactgtatcaaggacgtacacgattttctccgctgtgagaacaattctcaagttacggagccaatccgtataatttggaccagtgaggcggttgacatcaagtatgccacgtaagggatttgaaagcgacattttctgaaaataaagatgtagcaaaaatgaataacatgcagattttgcaagaaataaactatcaagatatggacttctatcttaatatgctcccactattttactaacgagtcacacgacaccctcagcacgtgaaacggaagtctccggcagacttctagtggggatcaggatccaatcagcgtcttagtgtaacctcgagggactcgaccaatcacactaagcctaaaaggtagacaactcttgccgatcacaactccttgtgattcccgtcctgttcggcctccgaatcaccatggcctcgagggactcgaccaaccatgatgctcggttaagtcaacaccttcgttacaagatgagtctgatttgatgatataccctcg encodes:
- the LOC135628376 gene encoding CBS domain-containing protein CBSX5-like → MAVSWLQDREVADLCIGKPPTRPIPLSATVGDALLALRNAGTDDRLAVWAADRAAPERRACVGKVCMVDVICYLCAEENLDAPCAALGAPVSAFLFPKAAAPLVRRVEPSSSILEALDAIFDGVQSLVVPIRAAASRRKLAGGGGSAEFCWLTQEDFLRFFLNSIFLFSPVPALSVSDLGLVRPAALTVRHQDPALCALPLIRAALTEQTSVAVISNNGYLVGEISPSTLAHLDERVAPALAALSAGELTAYIDCSGTLPESATRSIKARLREKGLLGMLELLEADFSPPFSPTTSCSSSSSSDDESSPSAAPSNRRRPRRLRSVGSYSARMGRQSEEAIVCHPWSSLVAVMIQASTHRVGYVWVVDDDYFLVGMVTLSDMLKVFREQLA